Genomic window (Sediminispirochaeta smaragdinae DSM 11293):
AGAGGGGCCGGTAAGCCCGCGCATGAGGGTCGTCAGGGCCTCGAGGGGCTCATGTTCCCTGTTCAGTATTCGGTATACCATGTCGCAGATGGGAAGTTTCAGCTTCTTGTCTTCAACAATGGCATGGACATACTTACTGGCGACCGCCCCTTCCGGCAGATAACCGATCTTATGGATGTTTCGTATCAGATCCTCGAGGTCTGAAAACTGTCTGGTGATCCCCGCTTTGATGATTTCACTGCCGAAACGGCGGTTCCTTCCGTAGCGGCTGCGGCAGGTCACGTCGAGGTCTCCAACCCCGGCTATGCTGGTAAAGGTTTCAGGATGGGTCGCACCCAGGGCCTGGCCGATTATCTGTATCTCATTTAATCCGGCAGCCAGCAAGAGGCTTTCGGTATTGTCGCCGAAGAGATCTGAAAGCTCCTTGAGCGCATCAAGCATGCCGAAGGCGATCGCGATGACGTTCTTGACGGCGGCACAGGTTTGTACACCGGTGGTATCGAGACTGGAGAAGAGCATCAGGTTTGTTGAGGCAAAGAGCTGCCTGAACCGTATGGCATTTCGTCCGTTTGCCGATGCACTTATCAGGCCCGTCAACTTTCCCCTGGCCACCTCTTCGGCATGGCTGGGGCCGGATAGATAGACCAGAGAGCCTTTATAGAAGCCGGGAAGATAATCCTCCAGCGCTTTGGTAATGAGGGTAGGGCCGAAACCAATATCGATAAAGCCCTTTGTCAGAACGCCGATGACCGTTTTCCCTTCCATGATTTCCGGAATGGTGATGAGTTTCTTTGCTATATCGACAATATAGAGAGAAGGGGTTGCAAGAATGAGATAATCTTTATTTCCAGCTGCTTCGTTGAGATCGGTGGTGGCAGTGATCGTATCCGGTAGTGTCACACCAAGTAGAAAACGACTATTTTTCCGTTCCGTGTTGATTTCTTTCACAACCGATTCCATGGGCTCCCATATAGTGACCTGATGGCCTTTTTCCGCCAGGACCTTTGCGACGGCGGTTCCCCATGCACCGGCATTAATAATCCCAATATGGTTTAGTTGTTGTTCGTTGCTCATGCCCCCTGTTATACCCCGACTCGGGGATGTTGAAAAGGGTGTGAATTGTGATACTATTAGGCAAGACCGTTTTTGCGAGGGGTTGTTGTGCAACTAGTTCCGTTCCGATTCATCGGCCGATTTCATACTACGCTTTTGTTTTTTTCTTTGGTGCTTTCCTTCCTCCTGCCCGCTTCCCAGGCTGTTGCTTTGGAGAAGGAACGTTCCTATCGACTTTTGACTCCGGGAAGGGTGTCGAGCGAGACTCTCGATGTTTCCGATGATGCTCCAGGCTATCTAACCTATCGCTTTACCGTGCCCGAGGGGGTTTTCGGGGTGGAGGTACAGCTTTTCGATTCCGCTGCTGATCTTGATCTCTTTGTGCAGTACGGAAGTGAAATACGCAGTTACGATCAGGTCGATTTCTACAGCATGAGCGACAACTACAATGAGACCATTTTCTTTAGCAGATTAACCGATCCCACCCTCAAAAGCGGCGTCTACTACCTTGATGTTGCATATCAGCGCAATAGTAAACCGAGGATCGACGGAGAGCGTTCCGATAAAATTCCCTTTTCTCTTTCACTTCGTTTCATTGACGGCAAGGCCATATCGGCTCTTTCCGCCGGTACCCCAAGGGAGGCGACGCTTCAGCCCGAAGAGGGGATGAGCCGCCGCTTCTTTATCGACGTTCCAAAGGATGCCGGAGCGCTTCGTCTTGATATTACCGATGCGGAGGCGGATATTGATCTCCTTGTTTCCCGGGACAATCCCGTTGCCAATAGGGAAGAGGCGGATTATGTGAAGGAGAGTTTTCTCGGCAGAGAGAGTCTGGTCATTACCGGAAAATCGGATCCGCCCCTTGAGCCGGGGCGTTACTATATCACGGCCTTCGATCAGGTCTCTTCCGATCACCCCGAGCGTTTTACCATCCTATCAACCTTCGATCGTTCGGTACCGGAGCAGTTGAAGGAGATAGATCCTCTGCCTCTTCCTTCCGATGAGTCTGAGATTGTTTTACTCTCTACCGTCGAGGTCATAGGGACGGCCGGGAAGGGGAGCGGCTGTCTTGTCAGTAAGGATGGTCTGATCCTTACCAACTGGCATGTGGTGGAAAACTACGATGGAAAGGTATCACCTTCGATCTATATTGCCGTAAACCTCGACAATAGCATCCCGCCGAAAGAACTCTTTCAGGCTGAGCTTGTCGAATCCGATCCCGATGCCGATCTTGCTTTGCTGCGGGTCGATAAGGGGTTGAACGGCGAACTTCTCCCCTCGGGGTATGGTTTTCCTTATATCACCATTGGTGATTCCGCTTCGCTAAGAATCGGCCAACCCCTCTCGTTTTTCGGTTATCCCGGTATCGGAGGGACCGGCTCTCGGGCTTCCATTTCGGTTACCCGAGGCATTGTGAGTGGTTTTGAAGCGGTGGGTGATCGTCTCTTCATAAAGACCGACGCCGAAATCAACAGCGGCAATTCGGGCGGGGCTGCCGTCGACGTCTATTATCAATTGATCGGCATCCCTACGGTAATCATAGGGGAAGAAGGGGGGCAGATCGCCTATGTTACGCCTGTTTCTGCCGTACCCGAGGCGTGGCTAAAGACGATCAACCTTCACAACCTTTGATATAGTGTAATTATAGTTTCAGCAGTTCCCTGATTTCGCCTTTGGCCTGATCAAGTGCCTGTTGATACTGTTCTTCGAGGCGGCCAATGTTGCGATTCAGAAGTTGCATGAAATCCGGATCCTGCTCGGGCTGCAGTGCCACCTTTTGGCCGTATTGACGGCTGAGGGCTTCCTGCTTCGCATCCAGCTGGGGCTGGTATTGTCTTTTTAGGTGATCGAGGATTTGTTCACGATTTTGCAGATATTGTTGGAAAAACTGAGTAAGCTGGTCCAATGTGTTTGTAGCCTGCTTTTTCTCGCCGGTGACGACGGCAATCCCCTCTTCTATCCGCTTCAGTAGTTCTTCATCGACCTCTTCCCTCGGCAGGGTGATATTTGATAGCAACACCTCGATGGTCGATGTTTTGACCGGACCTCGATCTTCTTTTTTTGTTTCCTTGAGCGCCTTTGCCAATTCATCGCTTGTCGTTTCGGGATCAAACAAGAATTTTGAAGCAAGACGGCGCCCCTGCTCTTCAAGCTCCTTACGTTTGATAGCTGCTTTGTCACCTACGATGTCGGCGGTGTTTTCGAGAGCAAGTTCCAGAGCCGATTTTATCTGTGCCATACGCTTTTCTCCTCTTAATGATGGTAATGTAACGCCTGTCGCCCCCCTTCGGCAAGTGATTACTCAAGGCTCGGACTCTTGCATCAAGGGGGGCGAAACCGATAGGATGACACTCATCCTCTTACCAAGGAGTAAGGCAATGGCCGCAGCCGAAAAATACTATCTTACCTACAATACCATTCATAAAGCTGTAAAGCATATAGCATCCCAAATCATGGAATCAGGTTTCGATCCCGATATCATTGTTGCAATCGGAACCGGTGGGTTTATTCCCGCAAGGATGCTGCGAACCTTCATCGACAGGCCGATTTTGACCGTCGGACTTTCCTATTACGACGAATTCAATAAGCCCAAGGAGTTTCCCCGCAAGATTCAGTGGATCGATGAGGTAGAAAGTAAACTGAAAGGGAAGAAGGTACTGCTCGTGGATGAGGTCGACGATACCCGGGTAACCCTCGAATACTGCCTCAAGGAGCTCCTGCAGCAAAAGCCGAGTGAGATGGCGGTTGCCGTTCTTCACAATAAGCAAAAAAAGAAAATCGGTACGATACCTCAGGCCGTAAAGCGTTACTATTGTGGTAAGACTCTGGATGATGTTTGGATCTGCTATCCCTGGGACGCGGAAGATATTGATGAGCAGGAGCACCTTGCAGCTGCAGCCGTGGGTCGATGAAACCAATTCTCGTTGTTTGCCTGAACCCAACCCTTCAACGTACCCTGTTGTTTTCTTCCTGGAGTCCGGGAGAGGTCAATCGGGCCCGTTCGAGTTGCCTGGATGCCTCTGGTAAGGGGATAAATGTCGCTCGAATTATCAATCAATATGAAGGTTCCGATGCCTTTTCACTACACCTGACCCATTGTCGCGGCGAAGAAGGTGAGCTTTTTGAAAAACTCTGCCGACAAGAGGATATTGAGATCGAAACGGTAGAGGGCGGCGGGGTTCGTACCTGTACGACCATTGTCGATGAATCGAAAGGCAGCGCCACCGAGTTCATTGAGCCATCGACTCCCGTCGATGCTTCCACCGTTGTTGCTTTACAAAAGCGATTTTCCGAATTGCTTGTTTCCAGTTCTCTTTTGGTTCTCTCCGGGTCGGTTGCTTCGGGTTACCCTGATGATCTTTTTGCAGGTTTCTGCCGTCAGGCTGCCGAACATGGAATTCCGGTGGTTGCCGATTTTCGTGGCAGTATGCTTCTGAAGGCATTGCCTTTTCATCCTTCGGTGATAAAAATTAATTTGAGTGAGTTTGCCGCTACCTTTCATCTCGGCAGTAGGCCGATCGGTGAGCAGGAGGACGATCGTGAGCTTGTAAACGCCGCCTGGCCCATCATGGAGCGGCTTGAAAAGAACGGTTCTCCGGTGGTCATTTCCAGAGGCGCTCGCGAGACGCTCTTTCTGAAAGACGGAAAGCGAACCATGGTTCCAGCCCGCCGTGTTGAAGCTCTTAATACCATTGGTTGCGGAGATGCTTTTACCGCGGGGCTTGCCCTCTCTCTTCTTGCAGGGGAATCCCTTGCTTCCGGTGTGGCCCTCGGTCATGAACTGGCATCGAGAAATGCCGAGCTACTGCGACCTGGTTCTATCCTTCCGTAATGTGTTTTTCGGGTCTGAGTGCCGCTGTATTGGCGGGAGGCCGGAGCAGACGTTTCGGGCGCAACAAATGTGAGGTGATGTTTGGGGAAAAGAGCCTTCTTGAATGGGCCCTCTCGTATGCCCGTCGATATTCCGACCGCCTGTTTTTGGTGACCAAGGCGCAAATGCTGCAGGACTATGGCGTTACGGTGCTGCATGATCGGTGCAAAAACGTTACGCCCATGAGCGGCATCATCACCGTGACCCCCTTTGTGGATTCCTGGCTTCTTCTCCTTTCCTGTGATACCATCCTTGCCTCTCCCTCAATGCTTGATCTCCTGTTCGAACGTAGGCAGGCCGGCAAGGCGGTGTTTTTCCGGATCGAAGGCAGGCTTCAGCCCTTTCCTGCACTCTACCCCCGCGGGCTTTTATCCCGATGGGAAGAGGCCTTTGTGCGTTCAGATTATCGTCTCTCTTCGGTTGTTAGCGATATGCCGAGGGTGGAGATTGATGAAGAGGCACTTTCCGATGCGGGCTTTAATTCTCCCTTACTTTGGAATATCAACACCCCGGCGTCTTTGTCCGAGGCGAAGATTATGCTACTATCTTCCCATGACTGAGAAACTTTACTATCAAAACCAATATCAAAGTGAATTTAAGGCAGCAGTGCTTTCCTCCTCAAAAACCGACAAAGGATATGAGGTCCTTCTTGATAAAACCCAATTCTACCCCGAGGGCGGCGGGCAGCCCTCGGATACCGGCTGGATCGGAGAGCAGCCTCTGCTTGATGTGAAGAAGGTGGGAAGTGATGTCGTTCACCTTCTTCAGAATCGTCCTGCCGAGGGACCGGTTCTGTGTCGGCTCGATTGGAACCACCGTTTTGACTATATGCAGCAACACACCGCCCAGCATATTCTATCGGCGGTTCTCTATCGCGAATTCGGTATAAACACCCTTGCCGTGCACCTTGGCGAAGATTTTCTTACCATCGAAGTCGATCGGGAAGAGATCGATGAAGGGGTTCTCGAAAAGGTGGACTTTTTGGCACAGGAACTCGTGTGCCGAAATCTTCCCATAGAGACCTTCTGGACCGATGATGAAAAGGTGGCCTCTTTTGATCTCCGCAGAACCCCAAAGGTTTCCGGTCACATCAGGATCGTCAGGCTTGGTAACTACGATGCCGTTGCCTGCGGCGGTGTCCATTGCAGTAAGACCGGTGAGGTCCTTCTGATACGGCGCTGCGGCGTCGAGCGAATCCGCGGCCATATGAGAATCCAATGGAAGGCCGGTGGCCGTGCATTTCGTGATTATGGGGAAAAAATGGAGCTGGTCACTCGTCTGTGTGAGCTCAATTCGGTAAAGAGTGATGAGCTGGAAGAACGGAGCAGGCAGCTTATTGCCGAACAGCAACGTTTAAAGGTTACTATCGAATCGCTTCGCCGCGAACAAGCCGCCGCAGAGGCCAGAAATTTGTCCGAGCAGGCGGCAAAGGCTTCTTTTCTTTCACGCACTTTTGTCGGGCAGGAAAAAGATTTTCTCAGGAATGTTGCCGATGCTCTTACCGGAGAAAAGCCCCTGCTCGTTGCATTAACAAACAAGACGGAGAACGGTGTGCAGTGGCTCGTTGCCGCTCTCGGAGGGCTCGACTTTCCTTTTAACGAATTACGAAAAGAGCTGCTTTCTGCCATTGACGGTAAAGGAGGGGGGAAGGCCCCGATGTGGCAGGGTATCGGTTCAAACCCTGAGGGAATCGAGGCCTTTTACGAGCGTTGCCGAAAGGCTCTTTAACCGATTGCCTCTGTTACGGCTGCGGTGGTGACCAACTCAGGCACCACCCCGTGCTCTTCCCAGTAGAGCCCCTTGAGATCGAAGGGAAGCAGTGCCTGCTGAATGGCGCTGCTTAGCAGTCTGAGCCCGTCGGCCATGTGATGAGAAATGGGGCTTTTCGAAAAGAGAAAGCAGGTAAAGATCGCTCCCGAAGGAAGAATCCCTCCATATCCAAGCTCACTTGCAATACCATAGGGCTTGATGAAATCATCCTGGGCAGGGATGAAGCGGGAGCCGACGGTCTCTTCTACAAGCATATAGCCGTCGGTTAAAGATGCGGCACTGAGATCGTCGTTTATTACAGGCGATATGATTCTCTGATAATTAACCTTCATGTTCCTGAACATCTCGGCCAGCATGGGCATAATCTCCAATTCTTGCTGTGATCTGGGAAGGGGAATTGCCTTGTGATGTACCGATCTGGCCCTCTCGTTCCATGCCTCTTCGCTGCCCTTTGTCGCCATTAGGCAAAGATAGCGGCCGGAAGCGCTTTGTTTGTTTTTGGTCGCTTGGGCCGCCGTCGAATCGAGCTTTTCTTCAGGAAGGGAGACAAACAAGCGGGCCAGGGCGAGGGTATGATTACCCTGCTCATCCAGAAAATGGTTGTAGATGGTATCGATAATCCACTTCGCCATCTCTTCCATATTTGTGGTCTCTTCCGGCCGTGTGATCAGTTTTGTGAAGATTGAAGTAACGGTCTTGTTAAAATCGAATTCATTTTGGAGTGAGAGAAAAAATTTATTTGCATTTTCCTGCAGCCGTTCGACTGCTTGTTGCATCTGGCTTATTGCCGCTGAGAATTGATGGGAAATGGCCGAAAGCTCTTCCGCGCCGGAGGCAATCTGCCCCATTTCGTTGTTTATGTTCTGGATCGATGCGGCAGCCTCTGCAATGGTGGCCCCGTTGCTTTTTATTCGGTCGACGATCTCTTTATTACCGGAAGTAAGGCTTTCTATCACCTCTCCGATATGATTGACCGAATCTTCCTGTTGGGAAATAATCTCTCCCGCCTTCGTGGATAGATTACTAATCTCCTGAGCCACAACCTTAAAAGGTGCTCCGACCACCGTGCCCGCTCGTGCCGCCTCGATCGACCCGTTGATGCTCAATAGGTGAAGCTGTTCGGCTATATCGTGGTTATCGGCTATCATGGCCTTTAAAAGTAAGGATAATTCTCCGAGGTTTTCGATGGAAAGGGAAAATTCTTCCATCGCCTCGACCCCCGACTGACTATTTTTATCGATACTCGTCTGCCCTGCGGCAATACTATCCAAATGTCCTTTTTGAGCGGTGACCGCCGAGAGCAGCGTATCCGCTGCATCGGCAACCTCTCCCACCCCCGAAACCATCTTATCGAGGATTTCAGATACCTGCTCAAGGTCCTGCATCATACCCGTTTTGTAGGACGAAAGAGAGGATTCGACCAGGTTCTGGCTGGAATCGATCAACTCCAGCATGAGCCTCCGCTCAAATTTCCACCCCTCTCGTTCGAAGTCGCATGATTGTTCTTCCCGTGTCTTTTTCCCCATATTCATAAATAAAAATATAACCTTTTTCCCTCGAAGAGGAAAGCGAGTTAAGAGGAGTATCGAGATCTCTCGTTGCCATATTCGTCTTCTACGCGTGTCCTACGCCTCTCTTGACCGCCTCCCCGGGAGCCGATAGGATGCTCTGGAGGGTTTTACTTGAATGAGTCCTTTTGAAATTATCATGCTACTCTGTTTTGGTGCCGCCTGGCCCGTTTCAATACAAAAAAGTTGGCGTTCGAAAAGTACCGGAGGGAAAAGCATCGGCTTTCTCTTTGTCATCCTGACCGGCTATGTGGCGGGAATAATTCATAAGCTTTTTTACAATTATGATTCGGTAATTTTTCTTTATGCACTTAATTTTTGTCTGGTAACTGTTGATGCCATGCTCTACTTTCGTAACCGCCGGATAGAAAAAGCTTGTACCCAACTGGTACAGGAATAAAAATCCAAGCTCTCAAGGGGAGTGGTTTATGGCTGTCGAACCCGTTCTTCCTGTTCCCGGTGAAGATGAATGGGAGGATTGCTTCGATGAAGCGGAGAAGTTTTTAGAAGAAGATCCTTCCTCTTCCAATGTGGTGATGGATAAGCAACTGCTGAAAAAGCTTCTCGTTCAATTACACTCGTTACGGGATGTGGAGTTGCTTTGGCGCAATGCCCTGGAGAGTGCGGGAGACGGTGTCTGGGATTGGCATATACCATCCGGTCGAGTCTTTTTTTCTCCTTCCTGGAAACTGATGATCGGTTATCGTGATGATGAAATTTCCAATCGTTATGAAGAATGGCACTCCCGGGTCCATCCCGACGATATTGCTCAGGCCGAAAAGGATCTCTGGGATCAGATAGAAGGGCGAACTCCTTCCTATCGAAATCAGCACCGCCTGCGAAAAAAAGACGGGAGCTGGTGCTGGATTCTCGACCGCGGTAAGGTTGTTGAGCGTGATCGGGAAGGAAAGCCCCTGCGAATGGTTGGTACCCATACCGATATCACCGCCCAAGTTCTGCTTCGGCAGGAGCTGGAGCGGCATCGGCGATTTTTCACTCGAGCCCAGGAGATGGGGGAAATCGGCCACTGGAAAATTGACTTGAAGTCGAGATTGGCCGACGGATCGGAAGAGACGCGTAAGATTTACGGAGTGGCGGAAGGTTTTTTGACCCTGGAAGAGGTTCAATCAGCCCCCTTGCCCGAGTATCGGGCGCTCCTTGATAAGGCTCTGAAAGAACTCGTGGAGGATGGTGTGCCCTACGATGTGGAATTTCGTCTCCGCTCCGGCAGCGGAGAGATCCTCGATGTCCATTCGAAGGCGGAATATGACCGCGAGCGTAATATGCTTTTCGGGATCATTCAGAATATCACCGATAGAAAGAGTGCCGAACGCCAAATTCGAGAGTTGTTGTCGGAGAAAGAGCTTTTACTTCGTGAGGTTCATCATAGGGTGAAGAACAATATGAGCCTCATCGTTTCACTTATTTCTCTGCAGAGTTCCGAATTGCACAATAGCGAAGCGGTCGAGGCTCTTCAGGAGCTCAAGGGAAGGGTGAGCGGCATGCAGCTGCTCTATGACAGGCTTTATCGGACCGATCGTTATGATCGCTCCGCTCTCCATGACTATCTTGGAGAGCTCCTTTTCGAGATCAGGCGTAATCTTCTTCCTCCCGGGGATCTGAGAATCGAGGTCGATATCGAAAACATCTATCTGAATATTCCCAAGATTTTCCCCATAGGAATTGTGGTAAACGAATTGGTGACCAATGCAATCAAGCATGCCTACCCTGAGGAGCAAAAGGGCGTTATCATGATTCGTGTGAAGCGCCTGAATCCTGATCAGGGGCTGCGGATTATCGTTCAAGATGATGGTTTGGGCATACGCGAAGGAATCAGCGCTCAGCGGGGTGGGGGATTCGGACTGGAAATGGTACGGTTGATGGTTCGGCAGTTGTCGGGCGATATTGCTCTGGAACGGCTTAGCCCCACAGGGACTGCTTGGCACCTCACCTTTCAGCAGCTTACGCCCTCTCTCCCGCTTGAACAGGGATAATCCTTCCTCTATCATGCAGATATGGCAGAGATTACCTATCACAGCACAAGGGACGCCGCACGTGAGGCAATTCCCTTTTCACAGGCCGTTGTACGGGGTATTGCTCCCGACGGCGGCCTCTATGTTCCCTCCTCTTTCCCAGGCCTCGATATCACCGACCCGCAGCTTGCTGCTCTTGATTACGAGGGACTTGCGGAGAAGGTCCTTTCCCTTCTGATTACCGATTTCTCGAAAGAGGAGCTCTCCTCCTGTGTCCATCGGGCCTATGGCTCGGGCTTTCGTCACCCTGGGGTGGCACCGATACATAGCTGTGGGAATGTTCACTTTATCGAGCTCTACCATGGGCCGACCCTGGCCTTTAAGGATATGGCCCTCTCTATTCTCCCCCATGTTCTCACAACCGCCGCCGGAAAGCTTGGGATTGATGACACCATCGTGATCCTTACCGCCACCAGCGGTGATACGGGAAAGGCTGCCCTTGAGGGCTTTGCCGATGTTCCGGGAACGCAAATCG
Coding sequences:
- a CDS encoding NAD(P)H-dependent glycerol-3-phosphate dehydrogenase, encoding MSNEQQLNHIGIINAGAWGTAVAKVLAEKGHQVTIWEPMESVVKEINTERKNSRFLLGVTLPDTITATTDLNEAAGNKDYLILATPSLYIVDIAKKLITIPEIMEGKTVIGVLTKGFIDIGFGPTLITKALEDYLPGFYKGSLVYLSGPSHAEEVARGKLTGLISASANGRNAIRFRQLFASTNLMLFSSLDTTGVQTCAAVKNVIAIAFGMLDALKELSDLFGDNTESLLLAAGLNEIQIIGQALGATHPETFTSIAGVGDLDVTCRSRYGRNRRFGSEIIKAGITRQFSDLEDLIRNIHKIGYLPEGAVASKYVHAIVEDKKLKLPICDMVYRILNREHEPLEALTTLMRGLTGPSFALPSEGNE
- a CDS encoding trypsin-like peptidase domain-containing protein gives rise to the protein MQLVPFRFIGRFHTTLLFFSLVLSFLLPASQAVALEKERSYRLLTPGRVSSETLDVSDDAPGYLTYRFTVPEGVFGVEVQLFDSAADLDLFVQYGSEIRSYDQVDFYSMSDNYNETIFFSRLTDPTLKSGVYYLDVAYQRNSKPRIDGERSDKIPFSLSLRFIDGKAISALSAGTPREATLQPEEGMSRRFFIDVPKDAGALRLDITDAEADIDLLVSRDNPVANREEADYVKESFLGRESLVITGKSDPPLEPGRYYITAFDQVSSDHPERFTILSTFDRSVPEQLKEIDPLPLPSDESEIVLLSTVEVIGTAGKGSGCLVSKDGLILTNWHVVENYDGKVSPSIYIAVNLDNSIPPKELFQAELVESDPDADLALLRVDKGLNGELLPSGYGFPYITIGDSASLRIGQPLSFFGYPGIGGTGSRASISVTRGIVSGFEAVGDRLFIKTDAEINSGNSGGAAVDVYYQLIGIPTVIIGEEGGQIAYVTPVSAVPEAWLKTINLHNL
- a CDS encoding DUF6657 family protein; amino-acid sequence: MAQIKSALELALENTADIVGDKAAIKRKELEEQGRRLASKFLFDPETTSDELAKALKETKKEDRGPVKTSTIEVLLSNITLPREEVDEELLKRIEEGIAVVTGEKKQATNTLDQLTQFFQQYLQNREQILDHLKRQYQPQLDAKQEALSRQYGQKVALQPEQDPDFMQLLNRNIGRLEEQYQQALDQAKGEIRELLKL
- a CDS encoding phosphoribosyltransferase, which translates into the protein MAAAEKYYLTYNTIHKAVKHIASQIMESGFDPDIIVAIGTGGFIPARMLRTFIDRPILTVGLSYYDEFNKPKEFPRKIQWIDEVESKLKGKKVLLVDEVDDTRVTLEYCLKELLQQKPSEMAVAVLHNKQKKKIGTIPQAVKRYYCGKTLDDVWICYPWDAEDIDEQEHLAAAAVGR
- a CDS encoding 1-phosphofructokinase family hexose kinase, with product MKPILVVCLNPTLQRTLLFSSWSPGEVNRARSSCLDASGKGINVARIINQYEGSDAFSLHLTHCRGEEGELFEKLCRQEDIEIETVEGGGVRTCTTIVDESKGSATEFIEPSTPVDASTVVALQKRFSELLVSSSLLVLSGSVASGYPDDLFAGFCRQAAEHGIPVVADFRGSMLLKALPFHPSVIKINLSEFAATFHLGSRPIGEQEDDRELVNAAWPIMERLEKNGSPVVISRGARETLFLKDGKRTMVPARRVEALNTIGCGDAFTAGLALSLLAGESLASGVALGHELASRNAELLRPGSILP
- the mobA gene encoding molybdenum cofactor guanylyltransferase; its protein translation is MCFSGLSAAVLAGGRSRRFGRNKCEVMFGEKSLLEWALSYARRYSDRLFLVTKAQMLQDYGVTVLHDRCKNVTPMSGIITVTPFVDSWLLLLSCDTILASPSMLDLLFERRQAGKAVFFRIEGRLQPFPALYPRGLLSRWEEAFVRSDYRLSSVVSDMPRVEIDEEALSDAGFNSPLLWNINTPASLSEAKIMLLSSHD
- a CDS encoding alanyl-tRNA editing protein — protein: MTEKLYYQNQYQSEFKAAVLSSSKTDKGYEVLLDKTQFYPEGGGQPSDTGWIGEQPLLDVKKVGSDVVHLLQNRPAEGPVLCRLDWNHRFDYMQQHTAQHILSAVLYREFGINTLAVHLGEDFLTIEVDREEIDEGVLEKVDFLAQELVCRNLPIETFWTDDEKVASFDLRRTPKVSGHIRIVRLGNYDAVACGGVHCSKTGEVLLIRRCGVERIRGHMRIQWKAGGRAFRDYGEKMELVTRLCELNSVKSDELEERSRQLIAEQQRLKVTIESLRREQAAAEARNLSEQAAKASFLSRTFVGQEKDFLRNVADALTGEKPLLVALTNKTENGVQWLVAALGGLDFPFNELRKELLSAIDGKGGGKAPMWQGIGSNPEGIEAFYERCRKAL
- a CDS encoding methyl-accepting chemotaxis protein, whose amino-acid sequence is MNMGKKTREEQSCDFEREGWKFERRLMLELIDSSQNLVESSLSSYKTGMMQDLEQVSEILDKMVSGVGEVADAADTLLSAVTAQKGHLDSIAAGQTSIDKNSQSGVEAMEEFSLSIENLGELSLLLKAMIADNHDIAEQLHLLSINGSIEAARAGTVVGAPFKVVAQEISNLSTKAGEIISQQEDSVNHIGEVIESLTSGNKEIVDRIKSNGATIAEAAASIQNINNEMGQIASGAEELSAISHQFSAAISQMQQAVERLQENANKFFLSLQNEFDFNKTVTSIFTKLITRPEETTNMEEMAKWIIDTIYNHFLDEQGNHTLALARLFVSLPEEKLDSTAAQATKNKQSASGRYLCLMATKGSEEAWNERARSVHHKAIPLPRSQQELEIMPMLAEMFRNMKVNYQRIISPVINDDLSAASLTDGYMLVEETVGSRFIPAQDDFIKPYGIASELGYGGILPSGAIFTCFLFSKSPISHHMADGLRLLSSAIQQALLPFDLKGLYWEEHGVVPELVTTAAVTEAIG
- a CDS encoding PQ-loop domain-containing transporter, whose protein sequence is MSPFEIIMLLCFGAAWPVSIQKSWRSKSTGGKSIGFLFVILTGYVAGIIHKLFYNYDSVIFLYALNFCLVTVDAMLYFRNRRIEKACTQLVQE
- a CDS encoding sensor histidine kinase; protein product: MAVEPVLPVPGEDEWEDCFDEAEKFLEEDPSSSNVVMDKQLLKKLLVQLHSLRDVELLWRNALESAGDGVWDWHIPSGRVFFSPSWKLMIGYRDDEISNRYEEWHSRVHPDDIAQAEKDLWDQIEGRTPSYRNQHRLRKKDGSWCWILDRGKVVERDREGKPLRMVGTHTDITAQVLLRQELERHRRFFTRAQEMGEIGHWKIDLKSRLADGSEETRKIYGVAEGFLTLEEVQSAPLPEYRALLDKALKELVEDGVPYDVEFRLRSGSGEILDVHSKAEYDRERNMLFGIIQNITDRKSAERQIRELLSEKELLLREVHHRVKNNMSLIVSLISLQSSELHNSEAVEALQELKGRVSGMQLLYDRLYRTDRYDRSALHDYLGELLFEIRRNLLPPGDLRIEVDIENIYLNIPKIFPIGIVVNELVTNAIKHAYPEEQKGVIMIRVKRLNPDQGLRIIVQDDGLGIREGISAQRGGGFGLEMVRLMVRQLSGDIALERLSPTGTAWHLTFQQLTPSLPLEQG